A DNA window from Chitinibacter fontanus contains the following coding sequences:
- the thiD gene encoding bifunctional hydroxymethylpyrimidine kinase/phosphomethylpyrimidine kinase codes for MSSSNTETGAISHALTIAGSDSGGGAGIQADLKTFSALGAYGMSVLTALTAQNTQGVSAVHPVPPEFIAAQCDAVFSDIRVDAVKMGMLANADIISAVAASLRKYQSRYIVLDTVMIAKGGHALLDPAAVDALREQLLPLASIITPNLPEAAALLGAREATTEAQMREQGRALLAAGAQAVLMKGGHLGGEQCPDWLITADAEVNFPAARIATRHTHGTGCTLSAALTALRPQRADWVETVRDAKAWLLEAIANAERLQVGHGIGPVHHFHRWW; via the coding sequence ATGAGCTCAAGTAACACCGAAACCGGCGCAATTTCCCATGCTTTAACGATCGCCGGCTCTGATTCGGGCGGTGGTGCAGGTATACAGGCCGATTTGAAAACCTTTTCGGCCTTAGGCGCCTATGGCATGAGTGTGCTCACCGCCTTGACCGCACAAAATACCCAAGGTGTTAGTGCGGTGCATCCGGTGCCGCCAGAGTTTATTGCCGCGCAGTGTGATGCGGTATTTAGTGATATTCGCGTTGACGCAGTCAAAATGGGCATGTTGGCCAATGCCGACATTATCTCGGCTGTGGCCGCCAGCCTGCGCAAATACCAGTCTAGGTATATCGTGCTAGATACCGTGATGATTGCCAAAGGCGGGCATGCCCTGCTAGATCCCGCAGCGGTCGATGCGCTGCGTGAGCAATTGCTGCCGCTAGCCAGCATCATCACGCCCAACTTGCCAGAGGCCGCCGCCTTGCTTGGTGCGAGGGAGGCCACCACTGAAGCGCAAATGCGTGAACAAGGCCGCGCCTTGCTGGCTGCCGGAGCGCAAGCGGTGCTGATGAAAGGGGGGCATTTGGGCGGCGAGCAGTGCCCGGATTGGCTGATTACCGCAGATGCTGAGGTGAATTTCCCCGCTGCCCGTATTGCCACCCGCCATACCCACGGCACCGGTTGCACCTTGTCGGCGGCCTTAACCGCCTTGCGTCCCCAACGCGCCGACTGGGTCGAAACCGTGCGCGATGCCAAGGCGTGGCTGCTGGAGGCTATTGCCAATGCCGAACGTCTGCAAGTAGGGCACGGCATCGGCCCGGTGCATCATTTTCACCGGTGGTGGTAG
- the thiE gene encoding thiamine phosphate synthase produces MSAELNKAKIDVSLYLVLDPDLCGGEAAMVETAKIAAQNGATVVQLRAPNWKKGLWLQCAQQLKAVLAPLNVPLIINDHVDIALAVDADGVHVGQSDIPVQVVRQLIGPNKIVGLSTNNLANVEQLLTPEIANCIDYIGVGPVYPTSTKKDALPVISSAEMAAMFASTGSLPAVAIGGIGSGKIAPLIAAGADGVAVVSAICGQADVALATRNLGAELQAARAQSNAN; encoded by the coding sequence ATGAGTGCTGAGCTGAACAAAGCCAAAATTGATGTCAGCCTGTATCTGGTGCTCGATCCCGATTTGTGTGGCGGCGAGGCGGCGATGGTGGAAACGGCCAAAATCGCCGCGCAAAATGGTGCCACGGTGGTGCAGTTGCGCGCGCCGAATTGGAAAAAAGGCCTGTGGTTGCAATGTGCGCAGCAGCTAAAAGCGGTGCTTGCACCATTGAATGTGCCGCTGATTATCAACGATCACGTTGATATTGCGCTGGCGGTCGATGCCGATGGCGTGCACGTTGGGCAAAGTGATATTCCAGTACAGGTGGTGCGCCAACTGATTGGCCCGAACAAAATTGTCGGCTTGTCGACCAATAATCTGGCCAATGTTGAGCAACTGCTGACGCCCGAGATTGCCAATTGCATTGATTACATCGGTGTTGGCCCGGTTTATCCAACCAGTACCAAAAAAGACGCCTTGCCGGTGATTAGCTCCGCTGAAATGGCCGCGATGTTTGCCAGCACCGGATCGCTACCGGCTGTGGCGATTGGCGGCATTGGTAGCGGCAAGATCGCGCCGCTGATTGCCGCCGGGGCTGATGGCGTGGCGGTGGTGTCGGCGATTTGCGGGCAAGCCGATGTGGCGCTGGCGACGCGCAATCTGGGCGCAGAGCTGCAAGCGGCACGTGCGCAATCGAACGCAAATTGA
- the thiM gene encoding hydroxyethylthiazole kinase, with product MTTPISEFPFTLLADELQRVRANTPLVHVLTNEVVQCFTANTLLAVGASPAMVVAKEEVADFAAIADALLINVGTLYAERLESMNLAIAAANAAGTPWVLDPVAVGVLSYRTEAAKAMLALKPAAIRGNGSEIIALAAGMGLAQSNHVGKGVDSTASSNAALSAAQALAQATGAIVAVTGAIDYITDGEKTWSVELGHPLMTKVVGTGCALSAVVAAFVADAPNRLDAVTAACALIALAGERAVECADGPGTFVAPFLDALHIIHPNQLRQVGV from the coding sequence ATGACGACCCCGATTTCAGAATTCCCATTTACCTTGCTGGCCGATGAATTACAGCGCGTGCGGGCAAATACCCCGCTGGTGCATGTGCTTACTAATGAAGTGGTGCAATGCTTTACAGCCAATACCCTATTGGCAGTGGGGGCGTCGCCCGCGATGGTGGTGGCCAAGGAAGAAGTGGCCGATTTTGCGGCGATTGCCGATGCGCTGCTGATTAATGTCGGTACCTTGTACGCCGAGCGCCTTGAGTCTATGAATCTGGCAATTGCCGCCGCCAACGCCGCAGGCACGCCTTGGGTGCTCGACCCAGTGGCGGTGGGGGTGTTGAGCTATCGCACCGAGGCCGCCAAGGCGATGTTGGCACTCAAACCCGCAGCGATTCGTGGCAATGGTTCGGAAATCATCGCGCTGGCCGCTGGCATGGGCTTGGCGCAAAGCAATCATGTTGGTAAAGGCGTGGATAGTACGGCGAGTTCGAATGCGGCGCTTAGCGCGGCACAAGCACTGGCTCAGGCAACGGGCGCGATTGTGGCGGTGACAGGCGCGATTGATTACATCACCGATGGCGAGAAAACCTGGTCGGTAGAGTTGGGCCATCCATTGATGACTAAAGTAGTGGGGACTGGATGCGCATTGTCGGCAGTGGTGGCGGCATTTGTGGCGGATGCGCCCAATCGGCTCGATGCGGTGACTGCGGCTTGCGCGTTGATTGCTTTGGCTGGCGAGCGCGCTGTTGAATGCGCCGATGGCCCGGGGACGTTTGTGGCGCCATTTTTGGATGCGCTGCATATTATCCATCCGAATCAATTGCGGCAGGTGGGTGTATGA
- a CDS encoding dihydroorotate oxidase: protein MADLTTQFLELPLKNPLMNASGVWCSVASQLEALAESAAGAMVSKSCTLQPRDGNPEPRYRVINGERTFGSINSMGLPNEGFAYYLRYAQRHDYEQKPLFMSISGLTLDDNLTMVDSLKDAVIPALLEVNLSCPNVPGKSQIGYDFDAMDTLLAEVSSGYQRPFGVKLPPYFDMAHFDEAAEILNRYPLVAFVTCINSIGNALVIDIDSETTLIKPKDGFGGLGGDYVLPTALANVNAFYRRCPEKTIIGCGGVKSGTEAFLHLLAGATLVQIGTSLYEEGPGIFPRVLDELAAIMDDKGYKTIADFRGKLKTIA from the coding sequence ATGGCGGACTTGACCACACAATTTCTGGAGCTACCGTTAAAAAACCCATTGATGAATGCATCAGGGGTATGGTGCAGCGTAGCTTCACAGCTAGAAGCGCTGGCTGAATCCGCCGCAGGGGCCATGGTGAGCAAGAGCTGCACCTTACAGCCCCGCGATGGCAATCCTGAGCCGCGTTATCGTGTCATCAATGGCGAACGCACTTTCGGCAGCATCAATTCAATGGGCCTACCCAATGAAGGTTTCGCCTATTATCTACGCTATGCACAGCGGCATGATTACGAGCAAAAACCGTTGTTTATGTCGATCTCGGGGCTGACGCTAGACGACAACCTCACGATGGTCGATAGCTTAAAAGATGCGGTGATCCCCGCGCTACTAGAAGTCAATTTGTCATGCCCCAATGTGCCGGGCAAATCGCAAATTGGCTATGATTTTGATGCGATGGATACGCTGCTCGCCGAAGTCTCATCGGGCTATCAGCGCCCATTTGGCGTCAAATTGCCCCCGTATTTTGATATGGCGCACTTTGATGAAGCGGCTGAAATTCTCAATCGCTATCCATTAGTGGCCTTTGTGACCTGCATTAACTCGATTGGCAACGCACTGGTCATTGATATCGACAGCGAAACCACACTAATCAAACCGAAAGACGGCTTTGGTGGCTTGGGCGGCGATTATGTATTGCCAACCGCGCTGGCGAACGTCAACGCGTTTTACCGTCGTTGCCCGGAAAAAACCATCATCGGCTGCGGCGGCGTGAAATCGGGCACCGAAGCCTTCTTGCACTTATTAGCTGGCGCGACGCTAGTGCAAATTGGTACGAGTTTGTATGAAGAAGGCCCGGGCATTTTCCCGCGCGTGCTCGACGAATTGGCTGCGATTATGGACGATAAAGGCTATAAAACCATCGCCGACTTCCGTGGCAAGTTGAAAACCATCGCCTAA
- a CDS encoding DNA-3-methyladenine glycosylase family protein: protein MTPPLDKPDYWSQATLELAVADPVMAQLIAQYPDVSLRTRGDAFHTLARSIVGQQISVKAADSIWNRLVACLGEVSSAAVLATDVDALRACGLTQRKVEYLSDLARHHVEGRLDPTAWLAWDDEAVIKELVSIRGIGRWTAEMFLIFYLARPNVLPLDDIGLIRGIAEHYHNGERKPRAELKQLAQLWQPWCSVATWYLWRSLDPVPVEY from the coding sequence TTGACTCCTCCGCTCGATAAACCCGATTACTGGTCGCAGGCCACGCTGGAATTAGCCGTGGCCGATCCGGTGATGGCGCAGCTGATCGCGCAATACCCTGATGTCAGCTTGCGCACGCGTGGCGATGCTTTTCATACGCTGGCGCGCTCGATTGTGGGCCAGCAAATTTCGGTGAAAGCCGCCGATTCAATCTGGAATCGGCTGGTGGCTTGCTTAGGTGAAGTGAGCAGTGCAGCGGTGTTAGCCACCGATGTGGATGCACTGCGCGCGTGCGGCTTGACGCAACGTAAAGTCGAGTATCTCAGCGATTTAGCGCGCCATCATGTTGAAGGTCGACTTGACCCGACTGCTTGGCTCGCTTGGGATGATGAAGCGGTAATCAAAGAGCTGGTGTCGATCCGCGGCATCGGCCGCTGGACGGCCGAAATGTTCCTGATTTTTTATCTTGCCCGCCCCAATGTGCTGCCGCTCGACGATATTGGCCTCATTCGCGGCATCGCCGAGCATTATCACAATGGCGAGCGCAAACCGCGCGCCGAGCTAAAACAACTCGCTCAGCTGTGGCAGCCATGGTGCTCAGTGGCGACGTGGTATTTATGGCGTAGCCTTGATCCAGTTCCAGTGGAATACTAA